The nucleotide window CTTGGTGGTGGATCCGTGGCTCGAGGTCGATCTATGGATGCCGGCGGCGTGATCTACTGCTCTGGCCTCCAGCATTGGGTTGCACATCGTCGGCGCTTGGCGCCGCTATGTTGTGGGGAGGGAGGATGAAATGGCCATGCTCGGCGGCGCTAGTGTTAGGGAGGAGGCGGCGCTAGGTTTAGGGAGGAGGTGGCGCGAGGGTTAGATggcagtggtggcggcggcgctagggttaggGAGGACGCGGTGCCATGGTTTGCGTGGAGTACACGCGGTGGAGGTGGGCGTTTTGGCGGTGGTCGGTGCGGCGGCGAGGGGTGGCAGCAGCGGTGGGCGGTGGTCGATGCGGCAACGAGGGGTGGTGGCGGCGCGAGGGTTAGATGGCAGTGGAGGCGGCGTCACTAGGGTTAGGGAGGACGCGGCGCCATGGTCTGCGTACACGcagtggaggcgggcgttttggCGGTGGTCGGTGCGGCGCGaggggtggtggcggtggtgggcgGTGGAGTCGAGCACACAAGATTGGGGATTTTCCCCCTAAGTCTGACTGGGCAAGAGGATAAGGCGCTGGGGCTTGGGTGGCTTTTGCGAGAAGTGGGGTGGGCCCCATATGTCGGTGAGCGGGAGAGCGCGGGAGAGAGCGTCCGGTGGCAGCGAAAATTTTGGCTTGACGACTGGGCCCGATTTGTCAGCGGCCGGACCTGGGCTGGCCAAATTTTTTTACTGGTGCAGAGGGTCCACTAGTCAGTGACCCTTTTATTGTTATTAGGATTTGAAATGAATGTTTGGGGTATTAAACGATAGAAAATGGAAATAATGTCTAAAACAAAATTGTACAACTCGTCAAAATCTACAATGTTGGTTTTgggtattttttcatttgacactTTTTGatagtttgaaatttgaatttcaaaaaatttgaGCTTGGAACTAAAATTAGGGGTACTAAATAATTTCAGATTTAAAAGTGATGAACACAAAGATTGCACATCTCATGAAGATGTACACTTCTTGTTTTGGGAGTTTGTTCATCCGAGGAAGTGACAATAACTTTGTTCACAGAAATCATATATCTCACTCAATGTTCATGAAACTATAAGAGTgaatgtaaaatttgtgaactaCTTTTTTACCACTTTGTCAAATGGGAAAATGGCCAAGCTAACACTTGTTGGtcttcatgagttgaacaactttctTATTCATGAATTTTATAGCTGAAGTCATTTTGAGTTTCAAATTTTAGATTCAAATTGTGCTGAGGAACATCttatggcccacatgtcattgaaacaccaggcccacatgtcatataAAGAAGGGGTATGTACACTTGCTCCCTGGCGCTTGGACCAGCTAACATGCTCAGTGGCCCGCTCGGCCACTGTCTCTGGCCTACAGCCTCTCCCCGCCGCCCCGACCTGTAGCCTCGCCAGTGACGAGGACCTGCAGGCCCGCCGGTGATGAGCACCTGCAGGCCCGCCGACGACTGTGAAAACATTTTGTCAACTCTACTTAATATTCCAAACAAGACAAAGGACACCGTCACTGCTAGACTAGATTTGGAGGATAGAGGTATAAGAAAGGCGCTTCATTTGCTAGATGACAGTGGTAGTTCATCATCAAAGCCAAGAGCTTGTTACGTTCTAAATAGAGAAAACAGGAAGAAGTTCTTGCAATTTGTGAGCAATGTTATGTTTCCAGATGGCTATGCCTCCAATATATCAAGATGTGTATGGAGGGAGGAGGATCAATGCATGGGCTGAAAACACATGACTACCATATAATGCTGCAGCGTATCTTACCAGCTGCCCTTCGTGGTTTGGTGCGCAAAGACGTATACGAAGTGATTGCTGAATTGGGTAGGTTCTTTACACAACTTTGCTCCAAAACTCTAAAGGTTGATGCACTACACCAGATGAAGGAAGATATTGTGCTTATCCTTTGCAAGCTAGAGAAAATTTATCCTCCAGCATTCTTCGATGTTATGGTTCACCTAGTAGTACACTTACCTGATGAGCCACTCCTTAGGGGACCGGTGCAGTATGGATGGATGTATCCCATTGAGAGAAGGTTTAGCACCTTTAAGCATTTCGTCCACAATCAAGCAAGACCTGAAGGATCTATTGCAGAGGCATATAGTGCCTATGAGTGTATGACCCAATGCTCAACATATTTCAGTGACATCATTAGTAGGTTCACTAGGCCTGAAAGAAACTTAGATGGAGAAGAGAACATCTCACCCAATGGTTACTCTATTTTTGGTCATGGTACTAACCTGTTGGGGGCTTCAAAACTTCATTACGAAGACAAAGACTATGACTCCATGGTTTGGTTTGTTCTAAATAACTGCGAAGaggttgatgaatacaaagagtgAGTAATTCAAGTCATTTCATTTCACCCATGTTTATTCAATACTAGTGTCACAAGATAACTAATTATTCTCTTCCTTTGCAGCATCTATAGGGCAGAATTACAACAACAAGGGGTCAATGATgttgaaaaaatgatgtcatcacAATTCGCTGCATGGTTTGAGGATCATGTGTGTGCAACTTCTACAACATGACTTAATAATTTATGAAACAGTAAATTTGGAAACTCACTTATTCTGTATGTTTTCAACCTATAGATTACCACATTGAAATACCAAGGCAGTACACATGTTGATGAAGACCTATACTCACTAGCATGTCAGCTGGATCTGCGAGTGCGTTCTTACACATCCTGTATAATCAATGGGGTACGGTACCACACTTTGGCTCATGACGAACATAGGAAGACACAGAACTCCACCATCAAAAGTGCAGGTACTCACGGTGATGACACAATTGACTTCTATGGGAGAATCAAAGACATTATTGAGTTGAGTTACAATAAGAACAGCAAAGGCCAAAGAACTATTGTCTTATTACGGTGTGAGTGGTACAATCTAGAGGGAAGGACATACCagatgaaagatgatggttaCTTCAAGAGCATAAACATCCAAGGCCGATGGTATAAGGATGATCCTTTCATTATAGCCACAGATGCTTCACAAGCATTTCTCTTGGAAGATACAAAGTTAGGTCCAAGTTGGCGAGTGCTACAAGAATTTGGCCACCGACATATATTTGATGTCGAAGAGTCTGACACAAACCAAGCAATTCAAGAACAACAACAAATTAGATGTCTGGAGGCATACCAAGAGGAGCACATTTCATCGAGAGAAGGTGCAGTGGGAGACATTCATCCTGATTTGGATTTGTTGCACAGGGAGAATGAACCAGGCAGCCCTATAAGTAGAGACCTTGTGGAGACCATCCGGCGACAGCCACATACAGCTCAAGGTGATGAAGCAGACGATggaaatgaagatgaagatgaaacctATCTTGAGTACCATAGTCCAGAAGAAGGAGGGAATACTTCAGGAGAAGACAGTGATGATGACTGAACTTTGCATTTTTTAGAGATTTGTGAACCATGAACTTTTCtgttttttattatgttgtattTGAATTAGGCTACtacatttgcatctaaattatgaACTTGTAATACCTTATATGCAGTGACTCTGATTTCAGTGCATACTTGATGTATGTATGTATGATGCAAGTTACACTGTCTAGATTTCAATCACATGCTGCAAATTATAGTGCCCAAATTTCATTGACATGAACCAAGTTCTGCTGCCCAGATTTCTGTGATGTTATGACACATGACAATGTCATGTAATGCCCAGAACTGTCATGTAATGTACAGAATTTGTCACAAAATGTATAGGCTGCAAGTCATATATATAGATGCTGCCTAAATTTCATCCAACAACAGTAAATCATCATAAGCAAAAGGGATCTTTATTTCCAACATATAGCACCAATGCATAGCTTACACAAGAGATGTTCAAGAGCACAAAGGCCCACATTTCATACCAAGTGCATAAACATACACCACAAGAGGTTTAGTACAACATGTCCCAGCCTACTTGATCATAAAATCCAAAAGCATTGCCTACTTCAACACTAAAGCTACAACCAACAAGATGGCCAACACCAGGAATATTGTTA belongs to Miscanthus floridulus cultivar M001 chromosome 4, ASM1932011v1, whole genome shotgun sequence and includes:
- the LOC136548147 gene encoding uncharacterized protein — protein: MVWFVLNNCEEVDEYKDIYRAELQQQGVNDVEKMMSSQFAAWFEDHITTLKYQGSTHVDEDLYSLACQLDLRVRSYTSCIINGVRYHTLAHDEHRKTQNSTIKSAGTHGDDTIDFYGRIKDIIELSYNKNSKGQRTIVLLRCEWYNLEGRTYQMKDDGYFKSINIQGRWYKDDPFIIATDASQAFLLEDTKLGPSWRVLQEFGHRHIFDVEESDTNQAIQEQQQIRCLEAYQEEHISSREGAVGDIHPDLDLLHRENEPGSPISRDLVETIRRQPHTAQGDEADDGNEDEDETYLEYHSPEEGGNTSGEDSDDD